The sequence AACTTTCCTTGGATACTGTAGAGACAATAAAAAGACATTTCAAACTATGCAACAGGCAGTTACATTGCTGTACACACTACATTATACAATACACTCACCTGTAGAGCATGTGATAAAGTACCAAATGTTTTACTCTGCACTCCAATGGTTGCCAGGGCATCACATACATACTTTTTAGGGTTGGGTGCGGTGAAAGAAGATCGCCGGATTCCTGACAGTTTGGTTGCAACAAAAAATGGCAGGACACTCTACAGTGAAGGAAACCATGTCACCCCATACAGCTCGCATGATCCCCCACCTGTACTATTATTCCTTTATCAGAGTACTCATAACGAAGAGCCGAACTGAAGTAGTCCATGAAAATCTGACCAATGAAATGTGATGATGACAACTGTTACATCATACAACCCCTCGTTACCTTGGTAGCAGCGTACACACCCAACAAAGGACTTGGATTGAGAGCAGAAGCTGACGACACATTGACTATAATACCTTTCTTCCTACATCATAGATTACCATGGAAATGAAAAAGGTTTGTATATAACATTCCAAACCAAACTATTTCATCAACACAAGTTATACATTCACTGGTATGTATGTAGTCAAGGAGTAAGCCTATTGGTTGTGAACCACAGAAGAAACCAATACACTATTGGGACTAGCGCATTACACAAGTAACTACTTAACTGTGTTGTTGTGAGATAGTGCATGCCTTATTTGGGTTCTTGATCTAACACATTGGGATGTGAGGATTGTAGCAGCAGTAGAGCCGCAATTATCTGAACAACACTAGGATGGAGGTTAAATCATCGCAGGAAAGATGTTTCATTATATTAAGTGTATTAGGATAATTGAAGAGAACACAGATATGTTAAAGCTTGAATAGAACCATAACTGTCcccttcacacacacacacacaatagcaaaagcaaagcctacggcTGCCAtatgaaacacagctattgccgtccagtgaaccagcactgggattcctgtgcaccactcaggcacttgagacAAATCCTCCAGGGGTAGAGCTAGTAaaccacaggaggactgtccataTCTCACGGAGAGAGACGTTGCAGAACcccaagttccacaatgaccccagACAAGGACAGCTGGCATTTCCTTtttcccagttaacaccaggtacccattgatgttacagctgggtgggttgCTTCTCtagatgacaccaggccaccaggtccccaatatacagctgggtacactggagcaatgtgagtaaagtttcttgctcaaggaaacaacaacagcacCAAATTGACATAGCCGCGCATCAAACCTGAAACCTTTGGTTAGCAGGCCAATTCTTTAGCCACTtggctacacacacacacacacacacacacacacacacacacacacacacacacacactacacacacacacacatctttTGAACACTATATCAGATCTCATTATACCACATCTTATATGTGAcaggctgagcaaaaactggttgCATTCCTCAGATTCCATTTTTTGTTATCAAACAAACTGCATATTTAATCAATCACAACTGAAACAAATTAGGGGCTTGGCTtgatctgttcaccatgaactggctaATCATTATTAAGGTATAGTGTGTTCCCTGTACGTCTCCATCTGGTTTTTGCTCAATAGGTCACATATAGTAAGTGTTAAATACTCCCTCACCTCTCCACCATGCCTGGCATCACCATCTTGGTCATCTAAGATTAAAATGAATACATCCAATCAAGGCACAGATgctgagccacacccaccatcaCAGTTGAAGACATATTGACATTGATTAGTTGCCACAACCTCTCCTCAGACACGCTGAGGAAGTAGTCAGGGTGTTCCAGACTGACGCCGACATTGTTGATCAGAATTCCAATCTCCGTTCCTGACAGCTGTGAATTAATTCCATCATAGATGTCAGTTCTGCTGAAGTCGGCAATTACTATCCTCACTGCTACATTGGACTGGTCCACTGTAACCATGGAAATGGGATATGATTATCAGCATAAACACACATATACAAAGCCTTTGGCAGCCATATAAATGACTCCTGTATACTACTCAGGTACTAAgagtcagcacaggcaaatTCTCCAGTACTCCACAGGAGGtagtaccatgtctcacaggtgaaggtgacCAAAGTCTCAATCAGTCCTTCACCCACTATGGATAGTTTGCATCCCAGGTacccaataaaatagcagacacgcacacatacacacaaacacacatagacACCACACTCACAAATTTCCTTCTCTACTGCTCTCAATTTCTCAACTGACCTGGCCACCAACACAACATTAACTCCACGTTTTGCGAGCTAAAAAAACATTTGCAGTAAATGTAACAGAATTTAGAATGCAAGTACCACACGATATAAAATTTTGGCAGGAGAAAAGTTTGGTGAAATGATTTGAATTTGGCAAAATAGTCTTGTCCAATTTTTAGCCAACTAAATAGAGAGAATGCAGTATGACACAAACATTCGCCAAAATATTATCTGCCAAATTCTATCTCCAGTTGAATTGCCAAATTTTTATCTCGCTATAATTTTGTATCACACAGTATGTTATTTAAGCCATACACATAGTTTGTACAAACTTTTCTTTCTTCAAGCTTTAAGGTATGGAAACTAATAATATTTCCAATCTGAGCCATCTCTGGAGACATTCAAGTATCACGTTGCAAACTTAGTGACCCTTAGTATCTGGAGACTGCTATGAAATGATCATGATAGCTAAATTAGACAGAGTTCAATGCTAATTATAAGACTCTTTTTCCCTTAACAGGCTTTAATTCCAAGACACTTCCTGACAAAAAGCAGTCGGGTCACGTGAGACACTGTGCATACAATTTGCTGGGGTTGGTACCATGTGCAAGAACCATCATTAATGATGAAAATATGTGCAAGCAACAAAAAATATGTATAAGCATGTGAGTCCTCAGACAGCAGGTGGTCACAAGGAACCACTGTGCGTATGGCAAGGAAAGAAATAAGAAACGAAGTATACAAAAATAAACCACTTTACTCACTTGTATGGCATATTCCTTTCCAATGCCATCAGAAGCGCCAGTCACAACTACATTAATAAGCGCATCATCAGGTAATATTGGCGGCTATTATGTACTCACCAGCCCAGCCATAGGATTTGAGGTCAACTTTGAATAGTCCAGCGAGGAAGAACGCTTTAGTACCACTCCATAATGATAGTAATAACCATACCATCAACCTCAACAAATACAACACTCCCACTAACAAGATGATGTTCCTTGTGATGGGACATTCTGCGAAGTGTTGCCACAGCCACTCCATCCTTGATCCTCCCAGATTACTCACGTGTGACCTCGACCTTTTCACTTTATACGCAATttgtagtctggcgccgcccgcctcAGCTCTCCCACTGTGCAAGAAACGTGTCTATGATAGACTGGTTATAGGTTTGCAAGTGTACTTATACGTCCTGCATCAATCTATAATCGAACGGGGGGCCGTGCCAGACTACATGGACTCCTGGGTTGAAGGGGTGTGGCTACAGCAACGGTGCAGCCTACACATTGCAAGCAAACTCCTAATGAAAGTGAAAGTCTTGGTTAACGCAGAGAATACAAAGAGTTGTTGTAAATGGATCATGTGGCTACAtggcataggcggatctaggagacactgtcagggggggccaagggggggcaagaagttttagtgcacaacagtgtttattctactatgagctacggggaaattctagaacacaagttatattcatttgcataaccttattcagcatatagctggatgaacgatggacatacagtttgtaaaactgtagttggagaaaattttaaaaatcagacctcccaggtttgaatttcagagcatttttgataatgcttagcttaaaaagtgtatgatttgcaatgcgtacaaagattggttagcctatctgagataacttgtttgatggtaaagtgtatacctaaggagtagctaacattgttacgatttgtaaaatttgtaaattgatgacatcagaattgcgactattctattagagtagtgactgctctattagagtatctcgatccttgcacaaaattcaaatttatttgcctcactttctttacggtGTACAGTTTAACTATAAATGTTAGGCACATTTATAagcgttgtcttctatttgccaattggctttctatacttctaaatgcagtgtgaatgcatgattctagtttctggtatacatatggtactgtaggtccaaggggggccagagaagggccagggggggcacagcaccccttggcccccccctcagatccgcctatgctaCATGGTTATCAGTAAAATCAGGAGTACCTCATGGGACAGTCTTGGGACCACTTTTATTTCTTGTATATATCAACGATATTGTAAAAGGTTTTATCTTCAAGTTTAAGACTGTTTGTTGATGATTGTCTAttgtatcatgtgatctcatgtgAAGAGGACATTGCTGAACTCCAACGTGATCTTAATACCATGTTAAAATGGTCACAATTGTGGCAAATGAAATTTAAttaatgtttcaaaatgttttaatgttttattATTACCTTGAAGTGTTACAGGATACGGAATCCATTACTAACAGACTATTTCATCAACACCCAAAAACTACAAAGTGTCAAGAAGCATCCATATCTGGGTATAGTATTTGACCAAACAATGTCTTTCATTCCTCATATTGACAGCATCACATCCAAAGCAACTAGAACTTTGAATTTTGTTAAACGGAACTTGTGTAATTGCTCCCAGCAAACTAAATCTAGAGCCTACACTAGCCTCATCACAGTCATCAGACCAACACTTGAATATGCTAGTTCTGTGTGGGATCCCACCATAACAATCACATTGCCTCTATAGAAAAATTCAAAGGAGAGCTCTTAGATGGATATTTAATGACTATAATTTCAGTCACAGTGTTACCAACATGCTACAAAGTCTCAATTGGCCTACATTACAACACCGTTGTAAAAGGATGCGTCTTAccttgctgtacaaatctatTAATGGCCTTTTAGCTTTAAAAATTCCCAATTATTTCACTACGATTTCCACAAATTCAAgaattcatcatcatcaaccCTACTATTTTACACATATCAGAACAGATGCCTACATGAACAGTTTCTTCCCCTAGAACAATAAGAGAATGGAATGATCTCCCTCAACATGTTATTGATTTTAATTCACTAGATTTATTTCAGGAACAATTAGATATTTATCTTAATACTgctttattgtaattattgattttttttttgtaattgtttgggagAGACCTTGTCCCCTGGGCACAATCAGCTGGTGCTGTCTgcccagtataataataataattacacatGCTAATTATAAATCCAATGCACTGCATAATCAAGGCAATTTAGTAGAATTCTCACTTCTCTGAATGCCATGGCAACGTAGTGGACACTGCAGTATAGATATTCTAATCAAGCATCAACACTACACATGTTAACTGTATAAAAGGACTCACAGAGGCTACACTGTTCAGAAAATGGTGTGTATAACATTTAATGCAGCTCATATTTACACTATTATCTATCTCCACTTCTAGAAGAATATTTTTGGCTAAGGACTGCTCTGAATGAACTCTTGAATGTTGACacttaattatatatatatattgtaactTTATTCCTTTTCACACCACTCTTGGGGCATAGCCCCGTGAGTGGCAGTGTGTGTCCGAGGACTCACCTCACATTATTGTTAAGTTGTTGTAacattttcatcaataaaatgcAATGAATTCATGGAATAACCTTTAAACATGTAATCAATTTATTCAAGTCATATAATCTACTAGTTGTCTGGGTTGAGTTTCTGGTTGTTTCACAAGTTTTCAGCCATTAAGTTAACTGTATGAATAACATTGAAATATGATCAAGGAGTCATATgcctatacatacacacaaaatatGACAGACCCTGCTAGGAGTTCAATAGGTGAATGCAGGAGGCATTTATAAGTTCCTGGCAATAGAAATTGTGATAAACCACAAAATAATCCAGCCCTTTCCAAAATGTCAAGTGGTACATACGTGTATCACTGATTAATTTTGTATCTATAGCTACACCCTATATGATTATATTCTCTGGTTAAAACCTTTAAtacaaaaatgataaatttATGTCTTCTGTCTTTTGCGTATTGATCGTTTTCTAGTGTTGTCAAGGATACGGAATGTCACTAGCTGAAAGAACCACTCTGGAAACCTCACCATCAAAAATGTCTGCAACAAACAAATGATCACTTGTTACTATTCCAATTAACACACACCTGGATAGCATGGGCTAGTGTTCCATAGGTGATCTCCTGGATACCAATGGTTGCTATGGCATCATGTGCATAATCAGTTGGTGAAGGAGTAAAGAAACTTGGTCGTCTAATGCCACTCATCCTGGTAGCCACATAACATGGGAGAATATTCTATAGTCAACAAATCAAACAAAGTAACTAGCAGTGCTGAAATGAGTAGCAATGTTACAGTTTTAACATAATGAATACTAGTCTCACTAGCCAGTACTTTTCCTTTGTTATTTGGTTGGGAAAAAATGACAAAAGATAAAAATGGGCTGGCTGGTGAGGCTGATTACATGAACTATTTGCTAGTTAGAGAATTTGTACTTCATGGTGGGCAGCTGAGGAGATGAGGATTAATAAATTTGCAAGTTGGTTTTACTAGAGCCatctactgtatagctaatgGGCTATTATTATGGATATAAATAGTTAAACCTCAGGGGTAAAAGTGCTACCAACAGCCATTGCAATAACTAGctgatagcaagagttcata comes from Dysidea avara chromosome 4, odDysAvar1.4, whole genome shotgun sequence and encodes:
- the LOC136252638 gene encoding very-long-chain 3-oxoacyl-CoA reductase-like; protein product: MEWLWQHFAECPITRNIILLVGVLYLLRLMVWLLLSLWSGTKAFFLAGLFKVDLKSYGWAVVTGASDGIGKEYAIQLAKRGVNVVLVARSVEKLRAVEKEILDQSNVAVRIVIADFSRTDIYDGINSQLSGTEIGILINNVGVSLEHPDYFLSVSEERLWQLINVNMSSTVMMTKMVMPGMVERKKGIIVNVSSASALNPSPLLGVYAATKIFMDYFSSALRYEYSDKGIIVQSVLPFFVATKLSGIRRSSFTAPNPKKYVCDALATIGVQSKTFGTLSHALQAVPFSILPDWLITKVTFRLLSNVRRAAIRRKQKKQ